One Paralichthys olivaceus isolate ysfri-2021 chromosome 21, ASM2471397v2, whole genome shotgun sequence genomic window carries:
- the LOC109647001 gene encoding microtubule-associated protein tau-like isoform X30 codes for MINNRLIILFPVWRNSSHMNPRLLSKPLFVNQTKVNSFTSTHTHTQCAAACVAPGAVSTSLLTELQAGAKTTFSHGPERNELHQQTSPSFLPHDAATKERCHVPFLQQPDLRLAMDYMNNASNSHGPGDAVTSSLADMSISDQHHQENGVQMGHRSPGDAKMKAETSAQVVGADAASELPGEVEGQLAAAAAAAGGGAASTAQAKMDNGSTEKTQTATTPTSAPKRPSVVAKGNKTLASARNGHSSIPIKASSPGPRQPGAGAKFQSPGAKTSVRTAAQPANAKKPPTPKNEKDAMSGQSSPGTPKSPSSQAHSAKSVAEANKVKKIAVVRSTPKSPGSLKSRPPAPLAAAAPIPDLKNVRSKVGSTDNIKHQPGGGKVQVLDQKVDYSNVQAKCGSKDNIKHVPGGGNVQILDKKLDLTNVQARCGSKDNLKHTPGGGKVQILDKKLDLSNVQSRCGSKDNIKHVPGGGNVQIVHKKIDLSTVQSKCGSKDNIRHKPGGGNVEIKNEKLEFKVQSKVGSLGNIGHVPGGGQKRIESHKLSFREQARARTDHGAEIVSLEDSPQQLSTVSSSGSINMADSPQLSTLADQVSASLAKQGL; via the exons ATGATAAATAATCGATTGATTATCTTGTTCCCTGTTTGGAGAAACTCATCTCACATGAATCCACGTCTTCTGAGCAAACCTCTGTTTGTAAATCAAACTAAAGTTAATTCATTCacgtctacacacacacacacacagtgtgcgGCTGCGTGTGTTGCTCCTGGAGCTGTGTCAACATCCCTGTTGACCGAGCTGCAGGCCGGAGCCAAGACCACATTTTCACACGGCCCCGAGAGGAACGAGCTGCACCAGCAGACCTCTCCGTCTTTTCTCCCTCATGACGCTGCGACAAAAGAACGCTGTCACGTTCCCTTTCTGCAGCAG CCCGACCTGCGACTGGCAATGGACTACATGAACAACGCCTCCAACAGCCACGGCCCTGGAGACGCCGTGACCTCCTCCTTAGCCGACATGAGCATCAGCGACCAGCACCACCAGGAGAACGGCGTCCAGATGGGACACAGAAGCCCCGGAGACGCCAAAATGAAAG CAGAAACATCTGCTCAGGTGGTCGGTGCGGACGCAGCGTCTGAGCTCCCGGGTGAAGTGGAGGGACAGCTCG cagcagcagcagcagcagcaggaggaggagcagcttcGACAG CTCAAGCAAAGATGGATAACGGCTCCACAGAGAAG ACTCAAACTGCCACCACACCAACCTCTGCCCCTAAACGACCGTCCGTAGTCGCCAAGGGCAACAAAACACTCGCGTCCGCCCGAAACGGCCACAGCTCCATCCCCATTAAAGCCAGCAGCCCAGGGCCCAGGCAGCCCGGA gCTGGTGCAAAGTTTCAGTCCCCAGGAGCCAAAACTTCAGTGAGAACTGCAGCTCAGCCAG CTAATGCCAAGAAACCTCCCActccaaaaaatgaaaaag ATGCCATGAGTGGACAGAGCAGCCCTGGTACTCCCAAATCCCCCTCGAGCCAAGCACACTCTGCCAAGTCTGTGGCCGAGGCCAACAAGGTGAAGAAGATCGCTGTGGTGCGCTCGACGCCCAAATCCCCGGGCTCACTGAAGAGCCGCCCGCCGGCTCCTCTGGCCGCCGCGGCGCCGATTCCGGACCTGAAGAACGTCAGGTCCAAGGTCGGCTCCACAGACAACATCAAGCACCAGCCTGGAGGTGGGAAG GTACAGGTCCTTGATCAGAAGGTGGATTATAGTAATGTCCAGGCTAAGTGTGGCTCCAAAGACAATATCAAACATGTACCCGGTGGCGGCAAT GTTCAGATCCTGGATAAGAAGCTGGACTTAACTAACGTCCAGGCTCGCTGCGGCTCTAAAGACAACCTCAAGCACACGCCCGGAGGAGGCAAG GTACAAATTCTTGATAAGAAGTTGGACTTAAGCAATGTGCAGTCCCGGTGTGGCTCCAAAgataatataaaacatgtaCCCGGTGGTGGAAAT GTTCAAATTGTGCACAAAAAGATTGACCTGAGCACCGTTCAGTCTAAATGTGGATCGAAAGACAACATTCGTCACAAACCAG GCGGTGGAAACGTGGAGATCAAAAACGAGAAGCTGGAGTTTAAAGTTCAGTCCAAGGTCGGTTCTCTTGGAAACATCGGCCACGTCCCTGGAGGAGGACAGAAAAGG ATTGAGAGCCACAAACTGAGCTTCCGCGAGCAGGCCAGGGCCCGCACCGACCACGGCGCCGAGATCGTCTCATTGGAAGACTCCCCCCAACAGCTCAGCACCGTGTCCTCCTCCGGCAGCATCAACATGGCCGACTCCCCGCAGCTCTCCACGCTGGCGGACCAGGTGTCCGCCTCCCTGGCCAAACAGGGCTTGTGA
- the LOC109647001 gene encoding microtubule-associated protein tau-like isoform X9, with product MINNRLIILFPVWRNSSHMNPRLLSKPLFVNQTKVNSFTSTHTHTQCAAACVAPGAVSTSLLTELQAGAKTTFSHGPERNELHQQTSPSFLPHDAATKERCHVPFLQQPDLRLAMDYMNNASNSHGPGDAVTSSLADMSISDQHHQENGVQMGHRSPGDAKMKAETSAQVVGADAASELPGEVEGQLAAAAAAAGGGAASTARPATGVRREVALAGDGSMLAEDGVDFLGAACSEDAGNKTVGECGKKLSDSSWASEDLSCRSEVRRDVEASSRSPELTGAADSHRAISLDASECLTEMSDLSSLVRSTALEDLTSIGDKRLFQGEELVPEQVGDGLAADDAALKSCRDSGTKTVAPESQHAAQTQRLSQSAFDSHSEDLHPANSGRNDRPLTHMPSDDMAENGACDSRPDMSNGSERSSGGAQTTGAAELQKTPPQSSPARKSMVPVAIFKAQAKMDNGSTEKTQTATTPTSAPKRPSVVAKGNKTLASARNGHSSIPIKASSPGPRQPGAGAKFQSPGAKTSVRTAAQPANAKKPPTPKNEKDAMSGQSSPGTPKSPSSQAHSAKSVAEANKVKKIAVVRSTPKSPGSLKSRPPAPLAAAAPIPDLKNVRSKVGSTDNIKHQPGGGKVQVLDQKVDYSNVQAKCGSKDNIKHVPGGGNVQILDKKLDLTNVQARCGSKDNLKHTPGGGKVQILDKKLDLSNVQSRCGSKDNIKHVPGGGNVQIVHKKIDLSTVQSKCGSKDNIRHKPGGGNVEIKNEKLEFKVQSKVGSLGNIGHVPGGGQKRIESHKLSFREQARARTDHGAEIVSLEDSPQQLSTVSSSGSINMADSPQLSTLADQVSASLAKQGL from the exons ATGATAAATAATCGATTGATTATCTTGTTCCCTGTTTGGAGAAACTCATCTCACATGAATCCACGTCTTCTGAGCAAACCTCTGTTTGTAAATCAAACTAAAGTTAATTCATTCacgtctacacacacacacacacagtgtgcgGCTGCGTGTGTTGCTCCTGGAGCTGTGTCAACATCCCTGTTGACCGAGCTGCAGGCCGGAGCCAAGACCACATTTTCACACGGCCCCGAGAGGAACGAGCTGCACCAGCAGACCTCTCCGTCTTTTCTCCCTCATGACGCTGCGACAAAAGAACGCTGTCACGTTCCCTTTCTGCAGCAG CCCGACCTGCGACTGGCAATGGACTACATGAACAACGCCTCCAACAGCCACGGCCCTGGAGACGCCGTGACCTCCTCCTTAGCCGACATGAGCATCAGCGACCAGCACCACCAGGAGAACGGCGTCCAGATGGGACACAGAAGCCCCGGAGACGCCAAAATGAAAG CAGAAACATCTGCTCAGGTGGTCGGTGCGGACGCAGCGTCTGAGCTCCCGGGTGAAGTGGAGGGACAGCTCG cagcagcagcagcagcagcaggaggaggagcagcttcGACAG cgAGGCCCGCTACTGGAGTCCGGCGTGAGGTCGCGCTTGCGGGCGACGGATCAATGCTCGCTGAGGATGGCGTTGACTTCCTGGGAGCTGCCTGCTCCGAGGACGCAGGAAACAAGACGGTGGGGGAGTGTGGGAAGAAGCTGAGCGACTCCTCGTGGGCCTCTGAAGACCTcagctgcaggtcagaggtcaggcgGGATGTGGAGGCCAGCAGCCGGAGCCCAGAGCTGACCGGAGCGGCCGACTCTCACAGAGCGATCAGCCTGGACGCCTCCGAGTGTCTGACGGAGATGAGCGATCTCTCGTCTTTAGTCAGGAGCACGGCTTTGGAAGACCTCACGTCCATCGGGGACAAACGCTTGTTTCAAGGGGAGGAGCTCGTCCCTGAGCAAGTTGGCGATGGACTGGCGGCTGATGACGCAGCTTTAAAGTCCTGCAGAGACTCTGGAACCAAAACTGTCGCTCCAGAAAGTCAACACGCCGCTCAAACCCAGCGTCTCTCACAATCTGCATTTGATTCTCACTCAGAAGATCTTCACCCAGCGAACAGCGGCCGGAACGATCGCCCTCTAACCCACATGCCGTCTGACGACATGGCTGAAAACGGGGCCTGCGATTCAAGGCCTGACATGTCTAACGGCTCGGAGCGGAGCAGCGGTGGGGCTCAGACCACCGGTGCCGCCGAGCTGCAGAAAACACCACCCCAAAGTTCGCCAGCCAGAAAGTCTATGGTGCCGGTCGCCATTTTCAAAG CTCAAGCAAAGATGGATAACGGCTCCACAGAGAAG ACTCAAACTGCCACCACACCAACCTCTGCCCCTAAACGACCGTCCGTAGTCGCCAAGGGCAACAAAACACTCGCGTCCGCCCGAAACGGCCACAGCTCCATCCCCATTAAAGCCAGCAGCCCAGGGCCCAGGCAGCCCGGA gCTGGTGCAAAGTTTCAGTCCCCAGGAGCCAAAACTTCAGTGAGAACTGCAGCTCAGCCAG CTAATGCCAAGAAACCTCCCActccaaaaaatgaaaaag ATGCCATGAGTGGACAGAGCAGCCCTGGTACTCCCAAATCCCCCTCGAGCCAAGCACACTCTGCCAAGTCTGTGGCCGAGGCCAACAAGGTGAAGAAGATCGCTGTGGTGCGCTCGACGCCCAAATCCCCGGGCTCACTGAAGAGCCGCCCGCCGGCTCCTCTGGCCGCCGCGGCGCCGATTCCGGACCTGAAGAACGTCAGGTCCAAGGTCGGCTCCACAGACAACATCAAGCACCAGCCTGGAGGTGGGAAG GTACAGGTCCTTGATCAGAAGGTGGATTATAGTAATGTCCAGGCTAAGTGTGGCTCCAAAGACAATATCAAACATGTACCCGGTGGCGGCAAT GTTCAGATCCTGGATAAGAAGCTGGACTTAACTAACGTCCAGGCTCGCTGCGGCTCTAAAGACAACCTCAAGCACACGCCCGGAGGAGGCAAG GTACAAATTCTTGATAAGAAGTTGGACTTAAGCAATGTGCAGTCCCGGTGTGGCTCCAAAgataatataaaacatgtaCCCGGTGGTGGAAAT GTTCAAATTGTGCACAAAAAGATTGACCTGAGCACCGTTCAGTCTAAATGTGGATCGAAAGACAACATTCGTCACAAACCAG GCGGTGGAAACGTGGAGATCAAAAACGAGAAGCTGGAGTTTAAAGTTCAGTCCAAGGTCGGTTCTCTTGGAAACATCGGCCACGTCCCTGGAGGAGGACAGAAAAGG ATTGAGAGCCACAAACTGAGCTTCCGCGAGCAGGCCAGGGCCCGCACCGACCACGGCGCCGAGATCGTCTCATTGGAAGACTCCCCCCAACAGCTCAGCACCGTGTCCTCCTCCGGCAGCATCAACATGGCCGACTCCCCGCAGCTCTCCACGCTGGCGGACCAGGTGTCCGCCTCCCTGGCCAAACAGGGCTTGTGA
- the LOC109647001 gene encoding microtubule-associated protein tau-like isoform X8: MINNRLIILFPVWRNSSHMNPRLLSKPLFVNQTKVNSFTSTHTHTQCAAACVAPGAVSTSLLTELQAGAKTTFSHGPERNELHQQTSPSFLPHDAATKERCHVPFLQQPDLRLAMDYMNNASNSHGPGDAVTSSLADMSISDQHHQENGVQMGHRSPGDAKMKAETSAQVVGADAASELPGEVEGQLAAAAAAAAGGGAASTARPATGVRREVALAGDGSMLAEDGVDFLGAACSEDAGNKTVGECGKKLSDSSWASEDLSCRSEVRRDVEASSRSPELTGAADSHRAISLDASECLTEMSDLSSLVRSTALEDLTSIGDKRLFQGEELVPEQVGDGLAADDAALKSCRDSGTKTVAPESQHAAQTQRLSQSAFDSHSEDLHPANSGRNDRPLTHMPSDDMAENGACDSRPDMSNGSERSSGGAQTTGAAELQKTPPQSSPARKSMVPVAIFKAQAKMDNGSTEKTQTATTPTSAPKRPSVVAKGNKTLASARNGHSSIPIKASSPGPRQPGAGAKFQSPGAKTSVRTAAQPANAKKPPTPKNEKDAMSGQSSPGTPKSPSSQAHSAKSVAEANKVKKIAVVRSTPKSPGSLKSRPPAPLAAAAPIPDLKNVRSKVGSTDNIKHQPGGGKVQVLDQKVDYSNVQAKCGSKDNIKHVPGGGNVQILDKKLDLTNVQARCGSKDNLKHTPGGGKVQILDKKLDLSNVQSRCGSKDNIKHVPGGGNVQIVHKKIDLSTVQSKCGSKDNIRHKPGGGNVEIKNEKLEFKVQSKVGSLGNIGHVPGGGQKRIESHKLSFREQARARTDHGAEIVSLEDSPQQLSTVSSSGSINMADSPQLSTLADQVSASLAKQGL; this comes from the exons ATGATAAATAATCGATTGATTATCTTGTTCCCTGTTTGGAGAAACTCATCTCACATGAATCCACGTCTTCTGAGCAAACCTCTGTTTGTAAATCAAACTAAAGTTAATTCATTCacgtctacacacacacacacacagtgtgcgGCTGCGTGTGTTGCTCCTGGAGCTGTGTCAACATCCCTGTTGACCGAGCTGCAGGCCGGAGCCAAGACCACATTTTCACACGGCCCCGAGAGGAACGAGCTGCACCAGCAGACCTCTCCGTCTTTTCTCCCTCATGACGCTGCGACAAAAGAACGCTGTCACGTTCCCTTTCTGCAGCAG CCCGACCTGCGACTGGCAATGGACTACATGAACAACGCCTCCAACAGCCACGGCCCTGGAGACGCCGTGACCTCCTCCTTAGCCGACATGAGCATCAGCGACCAGCACCACCAGGAGAACGGCGTCCAGATGGGACACAGAAGCCCCGGAGACGCCAAAATGAAAG CAGAAACATCTGCTCAGGTGGTCGGTGCGGACGCAGCGTCTGAGCTCCCGGGTGAAGTGGAGGGACAGCTCG cagcagcagcagcagcagcagcaggaggaggagcagcttcGACAG cgAGGCCCGCTACTGGAGTCCGGCGTGAGGTCGCGCTTGCGGGCGACGGATCAATGCTCGCTGAGGATGGCGTTGACTTCCTGGGAGCTGCCTGCTCCGAGGACGCAGGAAACAAGACGGTGGGGGAGTGTGGGAAGAAGCTGAGCGACTCCTCGTGGGCCTCTGAAGACCTcagctgcaggtcagaggtcaggcgGGATGTGGAGGCCAGCAGCCGGAGCCCAGAGCTGACCGGAGCGGCCGACTCTCACAGAGCGATCAGCCTGGACGCCTCCGAGTGTCTGACGGAGATGAGCGATCTCTCGTCTTTAGTCAGGAGCACGGCTTTGGAAGACCTCACGTCCATCGGGGACAAACGCTTGTTTCAAGGGGAGGAGCTCGTCCCTGAGCAAGTTGGCGATGGACTGGCGGCTGATGACGCAGCTTTAAAGTCCTGCAGAGACTCTGGAACCAAAACTGTCGCTCCAGAAAGTCAACACGCCGCTCAAACCCAGCGTCTCTCACAATCTGCATTTGATTCTCACTCAGAAGATCTTCACCCAGCGAACAGCGGCCGGAACGATCGCCCTCTAACCCACATGCCGTCTGACGACATGGCTGAAAACGGGGCCTGCGATTCAAGGCCTGACATGTCTAACGGCTCGGAGCGGAGCAGCGGTGGGGCTCAGACCACCGGTGCCGCCGAGCTGCAGAAAACACCACCCCAAAGTTCGCCAGCCAGAAAGTCTATGGTGCCGGTCGCCATTTTCAAAG CTCAAGCAAAGATGGATAACGGCTCCACAGAGAAG ACTCAAACTGCCACCACACCAACCTCTGCCCCTAAACGACCGTCCGTAGTCGCCAAGGGCAACAAAACACTCGCGTCCGCCCGAAACGGCCACAGCTCCATCCCCATTAAAGCCAGCAGCCCAGGGCCCAGGCAGCCCGGA gCTGGTGCAAAGTTTCAGTCCCCAGGAGCCAAAACTTCAGTGAGAACTGCAGCTCAGCCAG CTAATGCCAAGAAACCTCCCActccaaaaaatgaaaaag ATGCCATGAGTGGACAGAGCAGCCCTGGTACTCCCAAATCCCCCTCGAGCCAAGCACACTCTGCCAAGTCTGTGGCCGAGGCCAACAAGGTGAAGAAGATCGCTGTGGTGCGCTCGACGCCCAAATCCCCGGGCTCACTGAAGAGCCGCCCGCCGGCTCCTCTGGCCGCCGCGGCGCCGATTCCGGACCTGAAGAACGTCAGGTCCAAGGTCGGCTCCACAGACAACATCAAGCACCAGCCTGGAGGTGGGAAG GTACAGGTCCTTGATCAGAAGGTGGATTATAGTAATGTCCAGGCTAAGTGTGGCTCCAAAGACAATATCAAACATGTACCCGGTGGCGGCAAT GTTCAGATCCTGGATAAGAAGCTGGACTTAACTAACGTCCAGGCTCGCTGCGGCTCTAAAGACAACCTCAAGCACACGCCCGGAGGAGGCAAG GTACAAATTCTTGATAAGAAGTTGGACTTAAGCAATGTGCAGTCCCGGTGTGGCTCCAAAgataatataaaacatgtaCCCGGTGGTGGAAAT GTTCAAATTGTGCACAAAAAGATTGACCTGAGCACCGTTCAGTCTAAATGTGGATCGAAAGACAACATTCGTCACAAACCAG GCGGTGGAAACGTGGAGATCAAAAACGAGAAGCTGGAGTTTAAAGTTCAGTCCAAGGTCGGTTCTCTTGGAAACATCGGCCACGTCCCTGGAGGAGGACAGAAAAGG ATTGAGAGCCACAAACTGAGCTTCCGCGAGCAGGCCAGGGCCCGCACCGACCACGGCGCCGAGATCGTCTCATTGGAAGACTCCCCCCAACAGCTCAGCACCGTGTCCTCCTCCGGCAGCATCAACATGGCCGACTCCCCGCAGCTCTCCACGCTGGCGGACCAGGTGTCCGCCTCCCTGGCCAAACAGGGCTTGTGA
- the LOC109647001 gene encoding microtubule-associated protein tau-like isoform X14, whose protein sequence is MINNRLIILFPVWRNSSHMNPRLLSKPLFVNQTKVNSFTSTHTHTQCAAACVAPGAVSTSLLTELQAGAKTTFSHGPERNELHQQTSPSFLPHDAATKERCHVPFLQQPDLRLAMDYMNNASNSHGPGDAVTSSLADMSISDQHHQENGVQMGHRSPGDAKMKGNGGNEVKPESEVSQSCEDEAAAAAAAAGGGAASTARPATGVRREVALAGDGSMLAEDGVDFLGAACSEDAGNKTVGECGKKLSDSSWASEDLSCRSEVRRDVEASSRSPELTGAADSHRAISLDASECLTEMSDLSSLVRSTALEDLTSIGDKRLFQGEELVPEQVGDGLAADDAALKSCRDSGTKTVAPESQHAAQTQRLSQSAFDSHSEDLHPANSGRNDRPLTHMPSDDMAENGACDSRPDMSNGSERSSGGAQTTGAAELQKTPPQSSPARKSMVPVAIFKAQAKMDNGSTEKTQTATTPTSAPKRPSVVAKGNKTLASARNGHSSIPIKASSPGPRQPGAGAKFQSPGAKTSVRTAAQPANAKKPPTPKNEKDAMSGQSSPGTPKSPSSQAHSAKSVAEANKVKKIAVVRSTPKSPGSLKSRPPAPLAAAAPIPDLKNVRSKVGSTDNIKHQPGGGKVQVLDQKVDYSNVQAKCGSKDNIKHVPGGGNVQILDKKLDLTNVQARCGSKDNLKHTPGGGKVQILDKKLDLSNVQSRCGSKDNIKHVPGGGNVQIVHKKIDLSTVQSKCGSKDNIRHKPGGGNVEIKNEKLEFKVQSKVGSLGNIGHVPGGGQKRIESHKLSFREQARARTDHGAEIVSLEDSPQQLSTVSSSGSINMADSPQLSTLADQVSASLAKQGL, encoded by the exons ATGATAAATAATCGATTGATTATCTTGTTCCCTGTTTGGAGAAACTCATCTCACATGAATCCACGTCTTCTGAGCAAACCTCTGTTTGTAAATCAAACTAAAGTTAATTCATTCacgtctacacacacacacacacagtgtgcgGCTGCGTGTGTTGCTCCTGGAGCTGTGTCAACATCCCTGTTGACCGAGCTGCAGGCCGGAGCCAAGACCACATTTTCACACGGCCCCGAGAGGAACGAGCTGCACCAGCAGACCTCTCCGTCTTTTCTCCCTCATGACGCTGCGACAAAAGAACGCTGTCACGTTCCCTTTCTGCAGCAG CCCGACCTGCGACTGGCAATGGACTACATGAACAACGCCTCCAACAGCCACGGCCCTGGAGACGCCGTGACCTCCTCCTTAGCCGACATGAGCATCAGCGACCAGCACCACCAGGAGAACGGCGTCCAGATGGGACACAGAAGCCCCGGAGACGCCAAAATGAAAG GAAACGGAGGAAACGAGGTGAAGCCTGAGTCTGAAGTGTCTCAGAGCTGTGAGGACGAGGCGGCGGCCG cagcagcagcagcaggaggaggagcagcttcGACAG cgAGGCCCGCTACTGGAGTCCGGCGTGAGGTCGCGCTTGCGGGCGACGGATCAATGCTCGCTGAGGATGGCGTTGACTTCCTGGGAGCTGCCTGCTCCGAGGACGCAGGAAACAAGACGGTGGGGGAGTGTGGGAAGAAGCTGAGCGACTCCTCGTGGGCCTCTGAAGACCTcagctgcaggtcagaggtcaggcgGGATGTGGAGGCCAGCAGCCGGAGCCCAGAGCTGACCGGAGCGGCCGACTCTCACAGAGCGATCAGCCTGGACGCCTCCGAGTGTCTGACGGAGATGAGCGATCTCTCGTCTTTAGTCAGGAGCACGGCTTTGGAAGACCTCACGTCCATCGGGGACAAACGCTTGTTTCAAGGGGAGGAGCTCGTCCCTGAGCAAGTTGGCGATGGACTGGCGGCTGATGACGCAGCTTTAAAGTCCTGCAGAGACTCTGGAACCAAAACTGTCGCTCCAGAAAGTCAACACGCCGCTCAAACCCAGCGTCTCTCACAATCTGCATTTGATTCTCACTCAGAAGATCTTCACCCAGCGAACAGCGGCCGGAACGATCGCCCTCTAACCCACATGCCGTCTGACGACATGGCTGAAAACGGGGCCTGCGATTCAAGGCCTGACATGTCTAACGGCTCGGAGCGGAGCAGCGGTGGGGCTCAGACCACCGGTGCCGCCGAGCTGCAGAAAACACCACCCCAAAGTTCGCCAGCCAGAAAGTCTATGGTGCCGGTCGCCATTTTCAAAG CTCAAGCAAAGATGGATAACGGCTCCACAGAGAAG ACTCAAACTGCCACCACACCAACCTCTGCCCCTAAACGACCGTCCGTAGTCGCCAAGGGCAACAAAACACTCGCGTCCGCCCGAAACGGCCACAGCTCCATCCCCATTAAAGCCAGCAGCCCAGGGCCCAGGCAGCCCGGA gCTGGTGCAAAGTTTCAGTCCCCAGGAGCCAAAACTTCAGTGAGAACTGCAGCTCAGCCAG CTAATGCCAAGAAACCTCCCActccaaaaaatgaaaaag ATGCCATGAGTGGACAGAGCAGCCCTGGTACTCCCAAATCCCCCTCGAGCCAAGCACACTCTGCCAAGTCTGTGGCCGAGGCCAACAAGGTGAAGAAGATCGCTGTGGTGCGCTCGACGCCCAAATCCCCGGGCTCACTGAAGAGCCGCCCGCCGGCTCCTCTGGCCGCCGCGGCGCCGATTCCGGACCTGAAGAACGTCAGGTCCAAGGTCGGCTCCACAGACAACATCAAGCACCAGCCTGGAGGTGGGAAG GTACAGGTCCTTGATCAGAAGGTGGATTATAGTAATGTCCAGGCTAAGTGTGGCTCCAAAGACAATATCAAACATGTACCCGGTGGCGGCAAT GTTCAGATCCTGGATAAGAAGCTGGACTTAACTAACGTCCAGGCTCGCTGCGGCTCTAAAGACAACCTCAAGCACACGCCCGGAGGAGGCAAG GTACAAATTCTTGATAAGAAGTTGGACTTAAGCAATGTGCAGTCCCGGTGTGGCTCCAAAgataatataaaacatgtaCCCGGTGGTGGAAAT GTTCAAATTGTGCACAAAAAGATTGACCTGAGCACCGTTCAGTCTAAATGTGGATCGAAAGACAACATTCGTCACAAACCAG GCGGTGGAAACGTGGAGATCAAAAACGAGAAGCTGGAGTTTAAAGTTCAGTCCAAGGTCGGTTCTCTTGGAAACATCGGCCACGTCCCTGGAGGAGGACAGAAAAGG ATTGAGAGCCACAAACTGAGCTTCCGCGAGCAGGCCAGGGCCCGCACCGACCACGGCGCCGAGATCGTCTCATTGGAAGACTCCCCCCAACAGCTCAGCACCGTGTCCTCCTCCGGCAGCATCAACATGGCCGACTCCCCGCAGCTCTCCACGCTGGCGGACCAGGTGTCCGCCTCCCTGGCCAAACAGGGCTTGTGA